A region of Myxococcus stipitatus DSM 14675 DNA encodes the following proteins:
- a CDS encoding FHA domain-containing protein, which produces MNRTPRKVEVADPLWNALEAMSREMGVDKDVLVNQAIFALARQFGFIQTTQVNLAEAASSQAPVVTREAPVVVAAPVVVAKALVEATPAIVESTPAVEVAARVQELVRDVEEKVVARAAPVPAPAPVAVDEVEEDEEEEPRTGEHEGVPEELEEDASASAKAPAESEESEEEEAEEKPPVDVEALREAVAVRVRDVVSDVDRMVEAVEPKAADEDSDDDSDEDEDEDEDEDEEDSSDEADSDDEDSDEAEDSDDEDASDEADADDEDSSDEADAEEEASTGETSDDEDSDDEEASAGDDEGADSDEVAASSEPALLDDGEPPDTDAAASASGEPAMLDDEDPITEDRKVPAPVNPKPDKTIIVQAKPELKVTVKLDEGEPVVVAKERFILGRGPSADLMVKSARVSREHAVVSRDGTHVFIEDLKSSNGTWFDNARISRRQVSDGEEYLLGGIRITFSLTT; this is translated from the coding sequence ATGAATCGCACTCCTCGAAAGGTCGAAGTCGCGGACCCGCTCTGGAATGCCCTGGAGGCCATGAGTCGGGAGATGGGCGTGGACAAGGATGTCCTGGTCAACCAGGCCATCTTCGCGCTCGCGCGGCAGTTTGGATTCATCCAGACCACGCAGGTGAACCTCGCGGAGGCGGCCTCGTCGCAGGCGCCGGTGGTGACGCGAGAGGCGCCAGTCGTGGTGGCCGCCCCCGTGGTGGTGGCGAAGGCACTGGTCGAGGCGACGCCCGCCATCGTCGAGAGCACGCCCGCCGTGGAGGTCGCCGCACGCGTGCAGGAGCTGGTTCGCGACGTGGAAGAGAAGGTGGTTGCTCGCGCCGCGCCTGTCCCTGCTCCCGCACCCGTCGCGGTGGATGAGGTGGAGGAGGACGAAGAGGAGGAGCCGCGGACGGGCGAGCACGAAGGCGTGCCGGAGGAGCTGGAGGAGGACGCTTCCGCCAGCGCCAAGGCTCCCGCCGAGTCCGAAGAGTCGGAAGAAGAAGAGGCCGAGGAGAAGCCGCCCGTCGATGTGGAGGCGCTCCGGGAGGCCGTCGCGGTCCGCGTCCGGGACGTCGTGAGTGACGTCGACCGGATGGTGGAGGCCGTGGAGCCGAAGGCCGCCGACGAGGACTCGGACGACGACTCCGACGAAGACGAAGACGAAGACGAAGATGAGGACGAGGAGGACTCCTCGGACGAAGCGGATTCGGACGACGAAGACTCCGACGAGGCCGAGGACTCGGACGACGAGGACGCTTCGGACGAAGCGGATGCGGACGACGAGGACTCCTCGGACGAAGCGGATGCGGAGGAGGAGGCCTCGACCGGCGAAACCTCGGACGACGAAGACTCCGACGACGAGGAGGCTTCGGCGGGAGACGACGAAGGCGCGGACTCCGACGAAGTCGCGGCGTCGAGCGAGCCCGCGTTGCTGGATGACGGAGAGCCGCCCGACACGGACGCAGCGGCGTCGGCTTCGGGTGAGCCGGCGATGCTGGATGACGAGGACCCCATCACCGAGGACCGCAAGGTTCCGGCCCCGGTGAATCCGAAGCCGGACAAGACGATCATCGTTCAGGCCAAGCCGGAGCTGAAGGTGACCGTCAAGCTCGACGAAGGGGAGCCCGTGGTCGTCGCGAAGGAGCGCTTCATCCTGGGCCGTGGGCCCAGCGCCGACCTGATGGTGAAGTCCGCCCGGGTGTCGCGTGAGCACGCGGTGGTGTCGCGGGATGGGACCCACGTGTTCATCGAGGACCTCAAGTCCTCGAACGGAACCTGGTTCGACAACGCGCGCATCTCCCGTCGGCAGGTGTCCGACGGTGAGGAGTACCTGCTGGGCGGTATCCGCATCACCTTCTCGCTGACGACCTGA
- a CDS encoding GNAT family N-acetyltransferase: MELVRAAELPFLSLSTLFARSFEGYFVPVPDAPSAFDARVRSEHISLMESRVVKVSGESAGLVLMARRGRVSRVAGMGIIPRHRGQGLGGAMLRPLMEEARARGDSRMVLEVIEQNTSAVKLYERLGFRKTRRLVGFTGAPAPEPGVLEETDLSECAKLLPDGLPWQLDAATVRGLSLPARAFRCGPARAVVADVSAPVLGLRSLVVESSSRGQGAGRGLLRALAAAHPGKTVVASAIIPEGLCERFFLGAGFAQSPLTQFEMVLDF, encoded by the coding sequence ATGGAACTCGTACGCGCCGCCGAGCTGCCATTCCTGTCGTTGTCGACGTTGTTCGCCCGCTCGTTCGAGGGGTACTTCGTCCCGGTTCCCGATGCGCCGTCGGCCTTCGATGCGAGGGTGCGAAGCGAGCACATCTCGCTGATGGAGAGCCGGGTCGTGAAGGTGTCCGGTGAGTCCGCGGGGCTCGTGTTGATGGCGCGGCGCGGACGCGTCAGCCGGGTCGCGGGCATGGGCATCATCCCCCGTCATCGCGGCCAGGGATTGGGGGGCGCGATGCTGCGTCCGCTGATGGAGGAGGCGCGAGCGCGCGGAGACTCGCGGATGGTGTTGGAGGTCATCGAGCAGAACACCTCCGCGGTGAAGCTCTATGAGCGACTGGGCTTCCGGAAGACGCGGCGGCTGGTGGGCTTCACGGGGGCGCCCGCGCCGGAGCCCGGTGTGCTGGAAGAAACAGACCTGAGCGAGTGCGCGAAGCTGTTGCCGGACGGGCTGCCCTGGCAGCTCGACGCGGCCACGGTGCGAGGGTTGTCCTTGCCCGCCAGAGCCTTCCGCTGTGGCCCTGCCCGCGCGGTGGTGGCGGATGTCTCCGCGCCCGTGTTGGGATTGCGGTCGCTGGTGGTGGAGTCGTCGTCGCGAGGGCAGGGCGCGGGCCGCGGATTGCTGCGAGCCCTGGCCGCCGCGCACCCCGGGAAGACGGTGGTGGCGAGTGCCATCATCCCGGAGGGGCTGTGTGAGCGATTCTTCCTCGGCGCGGGTTTCGCGCAGTCACCGCTCACGCAGTTCGAGATGGTCCTGGACTTCTGA
- a CDS encoding Hsp70 family protein: MSPSTPSPILGIDLGTTYSLVSVFRNGHPVIIPNALGEFLTPSAVALDDHGNMLVGAAARARAVLHPEQAAFAFKRDMGTSRTYRLGSRDYSPQELSALILSSLKRDAEAFLGRPVEEAVITVPAYFGDPQRQATKDAGAIAGLEVERIINEPTAAALAYGLHERQREMKAVVLDLGGGTFDVTVLEIIEGVVEIQSSAGDARLGGEDFDTLLARHLALQLRHAKSVDLEAHPPGWARMREACEAAKRRLSQTDRTVIVLPELPVGEGRKVDFEFSLTREEAEHAWAPALERLRGPIHQALQDASLKASDIDEVLLVGGSTRMPVVTGFATQVFGRLPLRKLPPDEAVAMGAAVQAAMKAGDQAVDDLVVTDVAPFTLGVSTAAQQGHRRITGIFSPILERGTVIPASRVERYWTAGDFQREIRLEVYQGEHAQCSDNVKLGEYAFSGLAPAPAGEQSIDVRFTYDLNGILEVEITVVATGRKESFVIEQRPGKLTPAQIEEARRAMSALKLHPQDALPNTTALARADALHVQLTGLPREELASAIASFRLALQSQRPELITAARDHLTALVMRLRER; this comes from the coding sequence ATGAGCCCCTCCACTCCGTCTCCCATCCTGGGCATCGACCTGGGCACGACCTACTCCCTCGTGTCTGTCTTCAGGAACGGCCACCCGGTCATCATCCCCAATGCGCTCGGCGAGTTCCTGACACCCAGCGCCGTCGCGCTCGATGACCACGGGAACATGCTGGTCGGCGCGGCGGCACGGGCTCGCGCGGTCCTCCACCCCGAGCAGGCCGCCTTCGCCTTCAAGCGCGACATGGGCACCTCACGGACCTATCGACTGGGGAGCCGCGACTACTCACCCCAAGAACTCTCCGCGCTGATTCTCTCGTCGCTCAAGCGCGATGCGGAGGCCTTCCTCGGGCGGCCCGTCGAAGAGGCGGTCATCACCGTCCCCGCCTACTTCGGTGACCCGCAGCGACAGGCCACCAAGGACGCGGGCGCCATCGCCGGCCTCGAGGTGGAGCGCATCATCAACGAGCCCACCGCGGCGGCGCTCGCCTATGGCTTGCACGAGCGGCAGCGGGAGATGAAGGCCGTCGTGTTGGACCTCGGCGGCGGGACGTTCGACGTCACGGTGTTGGAGATCATCGAAGGCGTGGTCGAGATTCAATCCTCGGCCGGAGACGCACGGCTCGGTGGAGAGGACTTCGACACCCTCCTGGCGCGCCACCTCGCGCTGCAACTGCGTCACGCGAAGAGCGTGGACCTGGAAGCCCATCCCCCCGGCTGGGCTCGGATGCGGGAGGCGTGCGAAGCGGCCAAGCGACGGCTGTCCCAGACGGACCGCACCGTCATCGTGCTCCCCGAGCTTCCCGTGGGTGAAGGGCGCAAGGTCGACTTCGAGTTCTCGCTCACGCGAGAGGAAGCCGAACACGCCTGGGCCCCGGCGCTCGAGCGGCTGCGAGGCCCCATCCATCAGGCCTTGCAGGATGCCTCGCTCAAGGCCTCCGACATCGACGAGGTCCTGCTCGTCGGTGGTTCGACGCGCATGCCCGTGGTGACCGGCTTCGCGACGCAAGTCTTTGGACGGCTGCCCTTGCGCAAGCTGCCCCCGGACGAAGCCGTCGCCATGGGCGCGGCGGTGCAAGCGGCGATGAAGGCTGGAGACCAGGCCGTGGATGACCTGGTCGTCACGGACGTGGCCCCGTTCACGCTGGGGGTGAGCACCGCCGCCCAGCAAGGCCACCGGCGCATCACCGGCATCTTCAGCCCCATCCTGGAGCGAGGCACCGTCATCCCCGCGAGCCGCGTGGAGCGCTACTGGACGGCCGGCGACTTCCAGCGGGAGATCCGGCTGGAGGTCTACCAAGGCGAGCATGCGCAGTGCAGCGACAACGTGAAGCTGGGCGAGTACGCGTTCAGCGGATTGGCCCCCGCGCCCGCGGGTGAGCAGTCCATCGACGTGCGCTTCACGTATGACCTCAATGGCATCCTCGAGGTGGAGATCACCGTCGTCGCCACGGGCCGCAAGGAGTCCTTCGTCATCGAGCAGCGTCCCGGCAAGCTCACACCCGCGCAGATCGAGGAAGCGCGGCGAGCCATGTCCGCGCTGAAGCTCCACCCCCAGGACGCGCTGCCCAACACGACGGCCCTGGCTCGCGCGGATGCGTTGCACGTCCAGCTCACGGGCTTGCCTCGCGAGGAGCTGGCGTCAGCCATCGCCTCGTTCCGGCTGGCGCTCCAGAGTCAGCGGCCCGAGCTCATCACCGCCGCGAGGGACCACCTCACGGCGCTCGTGATGCGCCTGCGCGAGCGGTGA